The nucleotide sequence CATCCTTCTCCAGGTCATTCAGGCTGCGGTACTTATGGCTGCGGATCCTCTCCTGGAGGGAACAGATGAGAGGACATCAGAAAAGTCATCAGACCAGCAAAGCACAACACAGGACAGAGAAGATCAGGACTAGACAGCTAGATGTCACTTGTCAGTCCCCTAACCTCCCATAAGAACTGTTTTACTGAATGCGATTCCCTAGTCGATTCCTGCGATGTCTAATACTAAAGAAGTCTCGatgtattgctcgcctgaggtagattaccttatgataagctgtagaccacactatctaccaagagagttctcttctatattattcgtagcaatctatttaccaccacagactgatgcagCACTAAGACCGCaatcaaccaactctataaggtcataagcaaacaagaaaacttaaatgcaggcaaacttaaatcagttttaccacatttttaccagcatgtcacatgtgcaaccagaggaataAAACAAATTCTaataccacctttactccacacacacagattcatacaaagctctcccccgtcctccatttggcaaatctgaccataattctatcctccagattcctgcttacaagcaaaaactaaagcaggaagtaccagtgactcactcaatatggaagtggtcagatgacggatgctacgctacaggactgttttgctagcacagagtggaatatattccgggattcatccaatggcattgaggagtatacaaCCTCATTCATCGGCTTCAtgaataagtgcatcgacgacgtcgtccccacagtgaccgtacgtaccgatcccaaccagaagccatggattacaggcaacatccgcatcgagctaaaggctaaagctgccgctttcaaggagcgggacactaatccggacgcttataagaaatcccgctatgccctcagacgaaccatcaaacaagaaaagcatcaatacaggattaagattgaatcctactacaccgactCAGACGcacatcggatgtggcagggcttaaactattacggactacaaagggaaacccagacgcgagctgctcagtgacacaagcctaccaggcaagctaaatgccttttatgcttgcttcgaggcaagcaacactgaagcatgcacgagagcaccagctgttttggatgactgtgtgataatactctcggtagctgatgtgagtaagacctttaaacaggtcaacattcacaaagccacagggccagacggattaccaggacgtgtactcaaagcatgcgcggaccaactgtcaagtgtcttcactgacattttcaacatctccctgaccgagtctgtaatacctacatgtttcatgcagaccaccatagtccatgtgcccaaggaagcgaaggtaacctaaatgattaccgctcCGTAGCAcccacgtcggtagccatgaagtgctacCCACCTGaacaaaaagaacacctatgtgagaatgctgttcattgactacagctcagtgttcaacaccatagtgcccacgaagctcatcactaagctaaggaccctgggattaaacaccttcctctgcaactggatcctggacatcctgacgggcctcctccaggtggtaagggtaggcaacaatacatctgccacgctgatcctcaacactggggcccctcaggggtgtgtacttagtcccctcctgtactccctgttcacctacgacgccaacaccatcattaagtttgctgacgacacaacagtggtaggcctgatcaccgacaacgatgagagagcctatagggaggtggtcagagaactggcagtgtggtgccaggacaacaacctccccctcaacgtgagcaagacaaaggagctgatcgtggactacaggaaaaggtgggctgaacaggccctcattaacatcgacggggctgtagtggagtgggtcgagagtttcatgttccttggtgtccatgtcaccaactaactatcatggtccaaacacaccaagacagtcgtgaagagggcacgacaaaacctattcccccgtaggagactgaaaagatttggcatggttcccCAGATCCTATAAAAGTTCTACAGCCGCACcatggagagcatcctgaccggttgcatcaccgcctggtatggcaactgcttggcatctgaccttaaggcgctacagagggtagtgcatacggcccaatacatcagtgtgccaagcttcctgccatacaggacctatataataggcggtgtcagaggaaagcccataaaattgtcagagacaacagtcacccaagtcatactgttttctctgctaccacacagcaagcggtaccggagcgacaagtctagaaccaaaaggctccttaacagcttctacccccaagccataagactgcttaacaattcatcaaatggccaccggactatttacattgaccccccccttcccctccatttgttttgtacattgctgctactcgctgtttattatctatgcatagtcacttcacccctacctacatgtacaaattacctcaactaacctgtacccccgcacactgactcggtaccggtaccccctgtatatagcctcgttattgctaTTCTAttgttatattttattatttttttactttagtttatttggtaaatattttcttaactcttcttgaactgcactgttggttaagggcttggaagtaagcatttcacggtagggtctacacgtgacaaataaagtttgatttgatttagtcttaTAACCGATACATTAATGGGTTAGCGCCATACCTTAATCTTCCTGAAGTCGACAGGCTTGCGGATGAGCTCGTAGTACTCAGGCAGCTCCTTGCGGGATGGCAGCTGGATGAAGACTTCACTCAGCTGGCGCCCATTGCTGCTGTGAAATAGGAGAACAGGGAAACTCCGGGATTAGTCCacctcaacatgctctgctctgaCCATTACATGACAAAGTAGGTTGTCTATGTGTTTGTTGTCATGTGCTGACTTCACTGAGTTGTCATCCAGACATAGGAGCCCACCAACTCACCCGTCCTTGTACTTGATGACAGTGTCCACCACTTTCTTCATCTTCTTGGTGAGGGATGGGGGGTTAGGGGACAGTTTTTCAGCCGGAGGGCGCCCGCGTTTCTTGGCCTTCTTGACCTCCTCGTCCTTGTCACGGCTgcgaccaccaccaccaccgctggAGCTGGGCGTGGCCGGGCCGGGCATGTCGTCACGGTCTCGCTTGCGCTTCCGGGTCGTCTTCTTGTGACGCACCTCCTCCTCGAGGTCCTCCAGATTACCGTCCTCTATGGCCTGTTGGAGGGGGAACCACACATCAGCATTCCAGGTCATAGACCATAGATCTGTTATAGGACTCAATTATTAGCTAAAATCTTTTTCAACTACAACAGTTGGATAGCTGACCTTGAGCCACTGCTTCTCTGTGAGTGAGTCGCTGTAGTCCACCTCCTTGCGCTGGCGAGAGCCGCGACCAAacatcttctcctcctcctcctcacaggTGAGCCTCTCCACCTCGGCATCATCCTTTATGATCCAGGTGGGTAGCTCGTCATCCTCCATCAGACGGGGCTTTCTCTTGGGGTTGCGGGCATCCTCACGGCGCCGGTCCAGGTCCATACgctggaggggagaggggaggtacAGTGTAAGAAAAGAGGAAAAAGAACAGTTGAAGAATAGTAGATTTCCATCGTAAGTCTATGCATGGATGTCATTTTATCAGACTTGAGGTTGTGTCAAAGCCTCCAACAGGGCAGTCTTCAGTCTAGAGATTGATAGTGAAGCCTCCAGTTGCCTCAAGCAAGACTCAGACTACATTACTCTAAATCTTGAAGAATTATGGGACTGACCATGAACTGGTCAAACTCCTCCTCGCTCCTGGCAATCATCTGGTTGACGGTCTCATCATCAGGCACCTCGTCCTCCTCCTGTAGACAATCGAAAGGGTGAGCACAGGGCTGTTAGTGGTGCCTCAGAGCCACGTCTCTGAACTAGAATTCTTGAATGCTTATCAGTTATGTTAGTATCATATAAAGTGCATTGTAACATGTAGCGCGTGATGTATTGGAGTGAATATCCTACAATAGGTGTGATGCATACGTCTACCAGGAAACCACTGCTCCTACTAACTGTCAAGTATAGATAGTAGCCTTCCTAGCTGGAAGTCTGTTCTATGTTATTGAAAAAGAgcttcattaaataaataaaaagtaaacatttttaaagaaaaggcaggaagaggagaagaggggaaacCAAACCTAAAAAAAGGAACAGCCCTTAAATCcagaaggtagagaggagagaaaaaagtAAAGAAAGGTTAAATGGTAGGGAGGCGTGTGGACGGTCATGATCACACCCACCAACGCCCCTCCAGCGCGCCAGCCCCCCGGGGCCCCGACCTCGTCCTGTTCCTCATGCTCCAGTATGGCCTGCAGGAAGGCACGACGCTCATGACTCGACGACTTCTGGTCGAACATGCCGGCCTGGATGACCTTCTGGTCCACGTTCAGCTTGTACTTGGCAGCCGCCAGGATCTTCTCCTCCACACTTTGAACGGTGCAGAGACGCAACACACGCACCTCGTTCCGCTGCCCGATACGGTGGGCTCTGTCCTGGGCCTGCAGGTCCTGTacaggggagggagaaagaaagagaggggtgaGTGATCAGAGTTAGGGGGAGGGCAGGACATGGGAGTTGGCTATGTTACCTCACAAAAATCACCTCAATAGCCACTAATCCTAGCTGTTTtctaaatatacactgctcaaaaaataaagggaacacttaaacaacacaatgtacctccaagtcaatcacacttctgtgaaatcaaactgtccacttaggaagcaacactgattgacaataaatttcacatgctgttgtgcaaatggaatagacaaaaggtggaaattataggcaattagcaagacacccccaataaaggagtggttctgcaggtggtgaccacagaccacttctcagttcctatgcttcctggctgatgttttggtcacttttgaatgctagcggtgctttcactctagtggtagcatgagacggagtctacaacccacacaacccaggcctgtctcctggtagcgcctccatgctctggacactacgctgacagacacagcaaaccttcttgccacagctcacattgatgtgccatcttggatgagctgcactacctgagccacttgtgtgggttgtagactctgtctcatgctaccactagagtgaaagcaccgccagcattcaaaagtgaccaaaacatcagccaggaagcataggaactgagaagtggtctgtggtcaccacccgcagaaccactcctttattgggggtgtcttgctaattgcctataatttccaccttttgtctattccatttgcacaacagcatgtgaaatttattgtcaatcagtgttgcttcctaagtggacagtttgatttcacagaagtgtgattgacttggaggtacattgtgttgtttaagtgttccctttatttttttgagcagtgtatatcaataACTCCAGTGAGATTCCTAGATCAGAACactacagtagacagtagatggTAATGAGCTGAACCTGATGTGGGTTCCAGTCGGAGTCAAAGATGACCACAGTGTCAGCAGACTGAAGGTTGAGGCCCAGCCCGCCGGCCCTGGTGCTGAGCAGGAACACAAAGTACTGAGAGGCGGGGTCATTGAAGGTCTTCAAAAGCATCCCACGATCCTCAGCCTTAGTGGTTCCTATGGAGACAAAGACCAATGGTGTTAGTTACCAGTTTCCACAGGACAACAGCAGGAGGGATATGCAAATAACATGAGCTCAGCTTGTGATCGTACATCAGCCTCCCCACACCACAATGTTGAGCCATTGTGTTCTAGTAAACTGCATACTGTAAGTACAAAACAAATCCTACACATAGTACTGTATTTCTCATAGTACAAAATAGTTCTGGAATTTGTCTTGAATTCATTTTCCCAGCACCAGACTAAATAACGTTCCTATCCCGCCTCTCACCGTCCAGACGCAGGTACTTAAAGTTGCGCCAGCCAAAGTAGTCCTCCATGATGGTCATGGTGGAAGTCATCTGACAGAAGAGCAGGACCTTGTGGTCGGTGACCATCAGCTTGGGCAGGATACGGTCTAGCAGCTCAAACTTCCCAGCGGCGCGGTACAGGTCAGGTCTGGAGGGAGCAGGGGACGAGAACAGAGGGGTGGATGAGGGAACGAGCCACACATAGCAAGATCAACCACAGCACCATGAAGCATCAACATGCAACGTCAGCAGATGCTTACCCAGACACTACGCCTCCAGTGAATCCCAAATGCTCAGAGAAGGACTCCTGTGAACAGACGAGTCACAACTATTCAGTTAAAATGAGAAGCTTTAACCACAATCTTACACTTCAGTCAACATCTCTTCTCAATTCATGGAAGAGTTGAGGTAGGCCCTTGCACTGTACCTCGATCTGCTGGAACATGTAGGGATGGTTACAGATCTTCCTCAGCTGCATGATGGTGTTCATCAGGGTCTTGGTGCCTCCTTTACCCTGAAACACAACATTCCGCACTTAATCATCCTGTAGTACCCATCTAAACAGCCCAGTATAACTGACCCCCAGTCAGTTGTTAGGGGGTGTATGGAGAGCAGTGAGCGGGTTCTCTACTCCTCCTTACCTTCTTGTCTTTCTCAGAGCCGTCGGTGAGCAGCACACCCTTAGCCTGCATGTGTCTGTACAGCACTCTCTGCAGGGCCGACATGTCACACTTGATCACATACTCCAcctggggcacacacacacacacacggagagaacAGGTTAAAACATTGCATTGATTGGATAGATATGAGTTTAAAGTACTGAAAGAATCAATTATTTGATCTTTATTGTCCTTGGAGACTGAAAGCCAAGTGATTGACAGGAGTCAGACCTTCTCAGGCAGCTGGGACTCCACTTCCTTTTTCAGTCTGCGCAGCAGGAAGGGGCGGAGCACTTTGTGCAAACGACGGATAATCAGGATGGTCTCTTCCTCGTTCAGATCCACCTAGGGTCGAGAGAGAGCGGGGTATGAGTCCAGCCATGATGACCCCAATGTCTCCAAAACACCCCTCTCCACAGCCCTGACTAACTCACCTTCTCTCCGGTCATGGCGAAGGGGGCGTTGAACCACTGCTCGAAGGTTGTGCAGGACTTGAAGATGGTCGGCAGCAGGAAGTTGAGCAGGGCCCAAAGCTCCGGCAGCTTGTTCTGCAGCGGGGTGCCGGTCAGCAGCAGACGCCGCGGGGCCAGGTAGTGGGTGTTCAGAACCACAGTCAGCTTACAGTGGTGGTTTTTCATACGGTGGCCCTCGTCCACTATCATGTACTTCCATCGCAGCTGAGAGGGAAAGAGTACAGTGGCATGAGAAGTTGAAATGGAAGTTTCCATAGGTTTACCTGTCTGACTAGGGCCATTTCTAAGGCAGTGTACTATTTACACAGGGTGATTTGAAGAGGTGGGTCCCTACCTTAGCCAGCACTTGCTTGTCTTTGATGATGTACTCGTAGGTGGTGAGCAGTACGTTGAACTTGCCGCTGCGCAGGATGGGGAGGAATGCCCGGCGAGCTTGTGGGGAGCCCTGGACAGAGACATAGTAGAACACACATCAACTTTACATCTACAGAACACTATAATCAAAGGATATTCACATGTACATGCGGACCACCTACTACGCAATTGTCAAACTTCACCCTGGAAGAAGCGTTGAAAGGGGCTACTCACTTTGTAAGAGActttcaccacagatggagcCCACTTATCAAACTCATACACCCAGTTGGACAGAGTTCTGAAAACAAAGACGGGAGATAAATTGATAAACATACACTTGCTCTGTCCACCTCAAGTCGCACTGACATAACACAAGGTAAAAATATCTATGACCGTGGAAAATACCCATAACAGCCCTTCTGGGCTTGTATCTGTATAATTACAGGAGAAAATCTTGATTGAAACAGAAATAGTGCATCAGTTCCGGTCCATAAAGGAGCTGAGTACCAACTAGAGGAAAGGAGAGGCAGAGGGACTCACGAGAGGGGCACGATGATGAGGAAGGGGCCGTTGATGCGCTTGTGCTCCATGAGGTAGGTGATGAGGCCGATGGTCTGGATGGTCTTGCCCAGACCCATCTCATCAGCCAGGATCCCGTTCAGGTTGTTATTGTACAGAGACACCAGCCACTCCAAGCCCTTGATcttagaggagagagggacacaaACCAGTCATTCTACTGTCTCACATGGTCATCAGGTGTGTGTGTCATCTCTTCTTTTTTGACACGTTACTTCTTGTAAGTATTGTGAAAGGTAATGACACACTACAGCATGCATTGTGTATGGGAAATCATGTTACTGTGACGTGGGTAGACTGTGTACCTGGTAAGTTTTGAGCTGCCCGTTGACCAGCAGTGTGGACTGTTTGTCCACCGTCTCAGTGACGGCGTGGGCCACAGCGTAGTAAGACTGCAGGCCTCGGGCGAACGCCGCCTCGGCACTGTTATACTCATCATCCACATCCTGCTTGGCTCCCTCGATGATGTAGCGGACGTCGACCTCGTTCACGTCCTCTGTGTCGGGGTCTGGGATCTTCTTTTTCTCCTCGGTAGGAGCCTGGGAGGGCTGgggctcctcctcttcctcctaagGTGAACGGAGCAAGAGGATGGACTCAGATACAGATGCCACACAGCCTGGCTCAAATTGTCTCAGCCAAGGTCAAGTCAAAAGACATGTTATCGAATCAGAATAAAATATTCTTTATGGAAACTAGAACACGGCTTGTCCCATGAACTGGTCAGGATTAAGATTAATCTGGAAAAGATCTCTGTTCCAGTAAAGATATTTACAGCACAATATGTTTGATTTACATTAATATAAGCTTCATAGTACACAATGCAGAGAAAGAGTTACATTAGTTTGGGCTTGGCAATGGCTTGGTTTCTGATAGCCCAAGGCAAGAGTGGTACGCCTCTGAACAGACTCCATATGCAAGGTCTCATCCACGGCGGTCTGCTTACATTTATTTAAGGCGACTTGAGGTTTACGATATACATATATTAAAAGGGGAAAgtggggggtgaggagagagcaTTGTGGTCTTTAAGGTACatacctcctcttcctctgagccACTGTCCTCGCTGTCTGAACGAGGAGCCACTTCATACCTGCAGGAGAAAAGTTAAAATGATTAGTTGTGATGCCTGATGTCATTGTTTTGAGATGACAGTGTTTATGTACTTATGGCTAAGCAACAGTGTGAAAGGCATTTAGAATTGTACAATGTTCATCCTTTCCAAAGGAAAATGGTATTTCACATTCCTCAGGCTCTCGTGTCGTCATTATTCCCACAGTCGGATAAACAAGCGTGTCTCCTAGCTAGCTGTGTTTAACTGACCCAGGGTTCATCTCCAGCCAGGTGTCCAGCTGGCCAGCCCGGGGCGCGTCCAGCCCTGTCAGGATCTTCCCACTATCTACATGGATCACCTTCACAGGCAGGTCACTCATCTGACTGGTCTCATCCAGAGGCTGAGAGTggaagagggagtgagtgagaaaTTGACTGGAAACTGTGTGATATATTACCTGTCAATATGATCATTTCATGGTAAATTAAACAAGTATTCCTGTGGCCTTGTGAAAAACAGGGAGCCTGGAAACAATGCTACTTTTCAGTTTCTTATCAACACATCATGAGGCAAATGGCCTATTAGTTAAAATGTTGAATGATGGGGCTTACATTCATTCATTATATTGTCCTTCATGAACTGATGGCAGAGAAGATGACTTTGTAAAAAAGCTTGGTGGGAAATTGTCTGGATTTTATCGTACCAAATCTTTCACTGGGATCTGAAACTCACCTCTCCGTCGGGTCCCAGGGCAGGAGGCTGGCCCTCCCCACTCTCTGGCTTCTAGAGAACATGAACATCAGTTTCTCATATTGCAATGCCAGGCTCAACAACGGAAACACGGGGGGCTGCATATCGCAGTAAAACACAAGGTAACACAATACAACAAATGGAACTTCAGAAAGATGCACTTTCAACATTTGTCCTTGGCCTCATTCTTcaccttcttcttctttttctttttcttcttcttcttgtccttGAGGGCCTGATCAGCCTTGTGAGCTCTGACCAGATCGGTGAGGTTGGCCACGTACTCGTCTGTCTGCTGCAGCAGGTAGGCCAGACGCTTGTCTTTCTTCTGGTCAATGAGCTTACGGTAGCCCTCCTCATCTTCAGCCTAGGGAAGGACACACATTGACGACAGATGTTAGAGGCATTGGGTGTGAGAGTAGATCTATGGCTATTTAATAGTGAGTGTGTAAACGAGCACGCAGCTGTGTGGTCACTCACCATCAGCCTCCTCATTCTCTCCTTCTCAATGCGCTCGTTCTCCTTCTTCTGCTCGCGCTCAGTGTTGGCATGGTACGTGGCCACAGCTTTGGTGGCCTTCTGGAGCTTGGCTGTGATGGAGCGGTGGTACTCCTTGAAGTCTTTAGCATGCTGCAGGATGCTGTTAAGGTATTCCTGTACAAAAACCTCAGAATATTAGTGTCTATACAATACCACGCAAAGCACTGGAGGTCTTACAGGAATGTGAGGATCACCTGACATCTAGGTTGGGAACTTTAGCCCCGACCCCTCTGTGTACCTGGCGTTTCTGTCCCGACCCCTCTGTGTACCTGGCGTTTCTGTCCCGACCCCTCTGTGTACCTGGCGTTTCTGTCCCGACCCCTCTGTGTACCTGGCGTTTCTGTCCCGACCCCTCTGTGTACCTGGCGTTTCTGTCCCGACCCCTCTGTGTACCTGGCGTTTCTGTCCCGACCCCTCTGTGTACCTGGCGTTTCTGTCCCGACCCCTCTGTGTACCTGGCGTTTCTGTCCCGACCCCTCTGTGTACCTGGCGTTTCTGTCCCGACCCCTCTGTGTACCTGGCGTTTCTGTCCCGACCCCTCTGTGTACCTGGCGTTTCTGTCCCGACCCCTCTGTGTACCTGGCGTTTCTGTCCCGACCCCTCTGTGTACCTGGTGTTTCTGTCCCGACCCCTCTGTGTACCTGGTGTTTCTGGCGTCGTTTACGCTCCTGTTCAATCTTCTGTTGCTTCTCCAGTTTCTCTGTGATGCGGGCTTCGCGGAGGGACTGGCGCTTGCTACGCTTGTAGGCCTTAGCGTTGAGGGCCGTCTCCAGGGCCGTGTCACGACGCATACACACCACTACCTCCTGACGCAGCTGTCTCTGGAAATTGAGCAGCCTCAGGGCCTTGAGCTCGATGTTGGCTTTGGTGCGCAGGTCTCCGGCCAGAGACCCTGGTAGATGCTCCAGCTCCTGGATACGGTGGGTGATACGAGCCTGCAGCCTGTACTCTCTCTCCTGGAGTATCTCCACTGGGTCCAGACCACGGGGCTTCTGGATGGGCGTGATGCGGTTCTGTTTCTGGTGTAGCACCATGGGTGGGGGCTGGGGGGGCTGCCCAGGGGACTGGGTCTGGGGGGGCATGACCGGCGAGGCAGCAGGGGGCACGGAGGGGGGAGCAGGGGAGGGTCTCCCAGTGGGCTGAGGGGGAATCAGCTTCTGGGGGGCACTGGATGGAGCAGCAGCATTCACCATGGGCCCTAGAACATATGGCATTGAAAGAGTTATTAGTTCTACCATTGATTATACAGTGTTTTGGTGCAATTATTATCTGTTTAATATGTGTGTATtacttgtttattttttatttaactaggcaaatcagttaagaacaaattcttatttacaatgacggcctacccttgTGATAGGTCTGGTGAAATTATCAGCACAGGAAAGAGAAGAACATGGACTAAAAACACTATAGACTAGTGCCCTCTCACACACAGGTGAATCACTGCCCAGGTGTCAAGAGGAGGCTCACCTTCGGGCCATTGTTTAGGGGGTCCATTGGTGGGCTGTCCCTGCATACCAGGGGGAACACCTGAGGGTCCTGGAGGAGGCAGGTTCGGGCCTACCATTCCTGCAAGATGACATTAGAAATGATCAGACACTGCCTGGGCATTCATGCCTACAGAAGTCTAGTTAACGTAGAAAATGGTGCCTGAACTGAGAACATGTGTTCAAGTTTCACCACCAGGGGTCCCCGTTCAGCATTCAAATTATATATGTTCTTTGTGTGAGACAGACAGCATTTGTGTGTCATTCATAGGGTTGCAAAACTCATTGACAGACTGTGTAGCATAACTTTGTACATCCCCCCCCTCACCATGAGGTCTGTTGTAGTTTGCTGGTGGCTGTCCAGGCCCCGCCCCAGGCCCAGAGGAAGGGTGCATGTTGGGCATCCCTGGCTGCTGCTGCATCCCTGGCATGGGCCTCTTGCCCTGCACGGCCATTTGCAGGTGGTCTGGCAGGGGCTGGCTGCGAGCCAGCATCTTGTAGGCCATGATCTGGGCCCTGAGCTGGTGCAGCTGGTTTTGGTTGAAGGGGGTGGGTCCGCCTGGCCCAGAACCACCACTTGGACCTGGGACCCCAACGCGGTTCTGCTGGCCCATGGCCTGGGGGTCACCGCCCTCCATGGGGACACCTGGGCCAGAGGGCATCATGGGGCCGGGGGGAGGGCCGTTGGCTGGCACAGGGCTGGGAGAGTGCTCAGAACCCCCCAGTGGAGAGGGGTAGCCTGGGGCGGAGAGACAACAGAACAAGTGAGAAAAGTAATCTTCCCTGGGAATGGTAGGGCATGACTGTCCCTTTAACTGAGAACAGTGGGAAACTGATTTGAATGACTAAAATAATGGCTAGATACATCGAAAATGGTGGCGAAATGGATGCCAACAGACCAGGAGAAATGTTAACCAAATCCAGACTGGTATTATGATTATGAGCTGGACTGGCGATACAAACACTTTACAAATCAGTCTCTAACAGACATGCACACATTACAGCTGAGCCTCGCGCtttgtacatattacctcaattacctcaacacccccgtacattgactatgtaccaactgtatatagccatgctattgttatttactgctgctctttattaTTTGTTaatcttatctcttactttttttaaaggtattttcttaaaactgcattgttagttaagggcttgtaagtaagcatttcactttaaggtctacctacacctgttgtattcggcgcacgtgacaaatacaatttgattttgatttgtcaTCAGTCAATACAGGATAGAAGAGTCAACAGAAAAACACCCTCTCCTGTGTTACAGTATTTCAACagcccctctgtccctctctccttggTGACTGAGTAGTTTTGTAGCAGACAGCTGCCACCGGCATTGTCTGAAAGGGGAAGCCTCATGCCCCGCCCCTCCACTGAGCGTCTGCTGCTCACGTTACCCAACAAAACGACAGAAGTGAAAGAGGAGAAACTAGCTGGTTGAGTTCACAGTAC is from Salvelinus namaycush isolate Seneca chromosome 41, SaNama_1.0, whole genome shotgun sequence and encodes:
- the LOC120033917 gene encoding transcription activator BRG1-like isoform X1 — protein: MSTPDPPMGGTPRPGPSPGPGPSPGAMMGPSPSPGSAHSMMGPSPGPPASGHSHPQQGPSVYPQENMHQMHKPMEGMHEKGMSDDPRYGPMKSMGMRPGGGHIGMGPPPSPMDQHSQGYPSPLGGSEHSPSPVPANGPPPGPMMPSGPGVPMEGGDPQAMGQQNRVGVPGPSGGSGPGGPTPFNQNQLHQLRAQIMAYKMLARSQPLPDHLQMAVQGKRPMPGMQQQPGMPNMHPSSGPGAGPGQPPANYNRPHGMVGPNLPPPGPSGVPPGMQGQPTNGPPKQWPEGPMVNAAAPSSAPQKLIPPQPTGRPSPAPPSVPPAASPVMPPQTQSPGQPPQPPPMVLHQKQNRITPIQKPRGLDPVEILQEREYRLQARITHRIQELEHLPGSLAGDLRTKANIELKALRLLNFQRQLRQEVVVCMRRDTALETALNAKAYKRSKRQSLREARITEKLEKQQKIEQERKRRQKHQEYLNSILQHAKDFKEYHRSITAKLQKATKAVATYHANTEREQKKENERIEKERMRRLMAEDEEGYRKLIDQKKDKRLAYLLQQTDEYVANLTDLVRAHKADQALKDKKKKKKKKKKKKPESGEGQPPALGPDGEPLDETSQMSDLPVKVIHVDSGKILTGLDAPRAGQLDTWLEMNPGYEVAPRSDSEDSGSEEEEEEEEEPQPSQAPTEEKKKIPDPDTEDVNEVDVRYIIEGAKQDVDDEYNSAEAAFARGLQSYYAVAHAVTETVDKQSTLLVNGQLKTYQIKGLEWLVSLYNNNLNGILADEMGLGKTIQTIGLITYLMEHKRINGPFLIIVPLSTLSNWVYEFDKWAPSVVKVSYKGSPQARRAFLPILRSGKFNVLLTTYEYIIKDKQVLAKLRWKYMIVDEGHRMKNHHCKLTVVLNTHYLAPRRLLLTGTPLQNKLPELWALLNFLLPTIFKSCTTFEQWFNAPFAMTGEKVDLNEEETILIIRRLHKVLRPFLLRRLKKEVESQLPEKVEYVIKCDMSALQRVLYRHMQAKGVLLTDGSEKDKKGKGGTKTLMNTIMQLRKICNHPYMFQQIEESFSEHLGFTGGVVSGPDLYRAAGKFELLDRILPKLMVTDHKVLLFCQMTSTMTIMEDYFGWRNFKYLRLDGTTKAEDRGMLLKTFNDPASQYFVFLLSTRAGGLGLNLQSADTVVIFDSDWNPHQDLQAQDRAHRIGQRNEVRVLRLCTVQSVEEKILAAAKYKLNVDQKVIQAGMFDQKSSSHERRAFLQAILEHEEQDEVGAPGGWRAGGALEEDEVPDDETVNQMIARSEEEFDQFMRMDLDRRREDARNPKRKPRLMEDDELPTWIIKDDAEVERLTCEEEEEKMFGRGSRQRKEVDYSDSLTEKQWLKAIEDGNLEDLEEEVRHKKTTRKRKRDRDDMPGPATPSSSGGGGGRSRDKDEEVKKAKKRGRPPAEKLSPNPPSLTKKMKKVVDTVIKYKDGSNGRQLSEVFIQLPSRKELPEYYELIRKPVDFRKIKERIRSHKYRSLNDLEKDVMLLCSNAQTFNLEGSLIYEDSIVLQSVFTSVRQKIEKEKEEESEGEDSEEEEEEEVDEGSESESRSVKVKIKLGRKEKEGRGKGQRRRGRGSRAKPVVSDDDSEEEQEEVGSASGSEEN